AGCCACGTTGTGAACCTAATTTCTCTGATGAATTTGGCGTCGATTAACTTTTTCACCTCGGCTATTGATGCTTGTCGTTCTCGGTGCCGAGGTTTCTttttttctggaagatcggctgAGCTGCTTGATTGATTTTCAATTTGTGTGTTATAACAGACGGATCTATTCCTGGCATATCAGCAGAGGTCCATGCAAATAGGTCGGCATTTTGCCGTAGAAAACTTTCAAGGCTTTTTCTATCTTCAGTACTCATTGAAGTGCCCACAAAAGTGAACTTCATTGGGTCATCAGTTAAAGTGATCTTTGTTAATTCCTCATTTGGCATAGGCCGATCTTCAAAATCAGCCTGAGGGTCAAGTTCGGCTGGTACTATCTGTTCTGACTTGATGGAGTTGATTTGTGATTGTCCAGTTTTTTTGATAGGCTTTAAGCTTGTGTTATAGCATTGCCGAGCCTCCTGGAGGTCACCGTGAATCGTAGCTACAACATTGTCCTGCACAGGAAACTTGACACAAAGGTGAACTGTAGACACAATTGCAGCAAATCTATTTAGAAAGGGGCAACCTAAAAGAACATTATAAGGGCTAAAACAATCGACTACAAGATACTGAATATCTTGTGTCTTATATAACGGTTGCTCACCGAGTTTTGTTTGTAACCACACTGATCCTAGTACAGGAACTCGTTTCCCTGAGAATCCGACCAGGTCTCCGAGGTACGGCTGTAGAATATTGTTTCTCAGCTTCATCTTTTCAAAGGTGGTGAAAAATAAGACATCCGCACTACTTCCTGGGTCGAGTAAAACCTTTCGCACTATCAGATCTCCTAACTGAATGGAGATGACAACAGGGTCATCTAGGTTGGTATCGACACCATTGAATTCGGCTGATCTGAAGGTCACTTCTGGGACATTCGTCATCGGCTGAGGATTGTTGGGGGCATCCGTTACTGCCAACATGGCCCTATAAGTTCATTTTCGGGCCGAGCTTGTGTGTCCACCTCCAGCGTAACCCCCtgaaatacaatttattactCCTCTAGGTTGGGCCggagctttctcctttcctttcgaGGATGTGCCTGCTGCTGATGTATCGGGAGCGGGGATAGTGCTCTTCTGCATATGTCCTGCAATGAATTGTCAAGGTGTCCTTGTCTTGCTAGTCGCTCGAGGAGATCTTTAGCAATAACGCATTCATCGGTTGTGTGCCCGTGTTTCTGGTGAAAAGTgcaatattttgatttgtcaatgCCTTTTGATTCTGGATAATTTCCAGCTTTGCGAGGAGGCCTTATTAGCTTAGAGTTGAGTATCTCCTTGATGATGTCATCCCTCTTTGTGTTGAATTGAGTGCATGAGTCATAACGAGGGACCGGCTTGAATGCTTTCTTGCTATCTCGGGGTTTATCGTCCTTTTTGCTTGTAGGTGATCTTTC
This region of Arachis hypogaea cultivar Tifrunner chromosome 8, arahy.Tifrunner.gnm2.J5K5, whole genome shotgun sequence genomic DNA includes:
- the LOC140174752 gene encoding uncharacterized protein, whose product is MLAVTDAPNNPQPMTNVPEVTFRSAEFNGVDTNLDDPVVISIQLGDLIVRKVLLDPGSSADVLFFTTFEKMKLRNNILQPYLGDLVGFSGKRVPVLGSVWLQTKLGEQPLYKTQDIQYLVVDCFSPYNVLLGCPFLNRFAAIVSTVHLCVKFPVQDNVVATIHGDLQEARQCYNTSLKPIKKTGQSQINSIKSEQIVPAELDPQADFEDRPMPNEELTKITLTDDPMKFTFVGTSMSTEDRKSLESFLRQNADLFAWTSADMPGIDPSVITHKLKINQAAQPIFQKKRNLGTENDKHQ